The segment TCGCCGTCGCCACGGTTGGCGTGGATGGCGCCGTGGACGTCGCACACCACCACGTTCTCCGCGCCCGCGTGCAGCAGGAGCTTGAGGATGGCGGTGCCCGCCGCGCCCGCGCCCGACATCGCGATCCGGACGTCGGCGATGTCCTTGCCGACAACGCGCAGGGCGTTCTTGAGGGCGGCGAGGACCACGATCGCGGTGCCGTGCTGGTCGTCGTGGAACACGGGGATGTCGACCAGTTCACGCAGGCGTGCCTCGACCTCGAAGCAGCGCGGCGCGGAGATGTCCTCGAGGTTGATGCCGCCGAAGGTGGGGGCGAGGAGCTGCACGGTGCGGACGATCTCGTCGACGTCCTGGGTGTCCAGGCAGATCGGCCAGGCGTCGATGTCGGCGAACCGCTTGAACAGCGCGGCCTTGCCCTCCATCACGGGCATCGCCGCTTCGGGGCCGATGTTGCCGAGCCCGAGCACAGCCGATCCGTCGCTCACGACCGCGACGCTGTTGCGTTTTATGGTCAGGCGGCGGGCGTCGTCCTTGTTCTGGGCGATCGCCTGGCACACGCGGGCCACGCCCGGGGTGTAGGCCATGGACAGGTCGTCACGGTTGCGCAGCGGCACCTTGGACCGCATCTCGATCTTCCCGCCGAGGTGCAACAGGAAGGTACGGTCACTGACCTTGTGGACAGTGACGCCCTCGACTCCCTGCAGGGCCTCGACGATCTCGCGTGCGTGGTCGGTGTCGCGTGCCGCGCAGGTGACATCGATCCGGATCCGGTCGTGTCCCGAACCGGCGACGTCGAGGGCGGAGACGACTCCGCCGACGCTCTCGACGGCTCGGGTCAGGCTGCTGACAGCGCTCCCCTGACCGTCGAGTTCGAGACGCACCGTCATCGAGTAGGACACGCTGGGGACTGCGGCCACGTCAACTCCTTGTCGCTCACTCATGGAGCCGCGGCCACGTCCTCAGCAGGCGCTGACTCCCCCGAGCACTGCTCACGGTGGGACCCGTGGTGGCTGGCGCAGCGCGGGCCCGCGGAAAGGGGCCGCACGGACGGGCTGTTCGCTGTCCGTCAGGGGGACGCCGCGAGACTTCCCGGCTCCTCCTGGCGGACACTATATGGCCTGTTCGCGGGCGAGCTGTCCCACTTCTGCGGATCGGCGACGTCAGAAAAGGGCTGATGTGAGGTCGCGTCGGCCCTTGATGAGGCGCGGGTCGTTCGCCGGGAGTACGTCGAAGAGTCCGAGGAGGTGCTGGCGCGCCTGATCTCTCGCGTCCTCGCGGGTGCGGCGCACCAGACCGACCAGGCGGGTGAAGGCCTCCTCGACCTGCCCGGCCGCCATCTCGGCGTCGGCCACCTCACACTGGGCTGTGACGTCGTCGGCGTTCTCCGCGACCCGGCGCTGGGCGTCCTGCACGTCGATCGCCTGTACGCGGGCGACCAGCCGGACGTAGCCCAGGCCGGCCTTGGCCTCGGCGTCGTTCGGGTCGGCCTCCAGCGCGCGGGTGAACGCCGCCTCCGCGGCGGGGATGTCGCCGCGCTGCAGAGCCGCCGCGGCTTCGGCCTCGGCGCTGCCCTGCTCCGGTTCGTCCAGGTCGTCGGTCTCCGGCCCCACGCCGGGCGCGTCCTCGGGGATCACGCCCTGCTGGCGCAGCGCGTCGAAGATCTGGGTCAGCCAGTCGCGGAGCTGCGGCTCGGTCGCGGGGCCGGCCGGGCCGGGCACGACCTGACCGCCGACGACCATGGCGACCATGGGCACGGTCTGGGCGCGCAGTGCCTGCGCGAGCTGCGGCGACGCCTCGGTGTCGATCTTCGCGAGGTGCCACTGGCCGCCCGAGGCCGCGACGAGCCGGTCCAGCGCCGTCTCCACCTGCTGGGACTGGTCCGACCACGAGGCCAACAGGGCCAGCACCACCGGGACCTGGGTCGAACGCTCCAGAACGTCGGTCTGGAAGTTCTGTTCCGTGACGTCGAAGGAGAACTGGCTGGCCGCACCGGAGGACCCGGCGGACTGCCGTTTGGCTTCACGCTCCATGGCGGCCTTGCGGGCTCCGAGGTCTACCGCGCCGTGCGAGGAAAAGTCCGATGGCTGCATGCTTCCATCCTGCCCTATACGGAGCACCGCACGTGGCCGGTGGGCGGGGTTGTCGCGGGCTTGGCAGCGGGAACGTGTTGGCGGCGTGGCGGGCGCCTCACTCCCCGCCGTCGCGCGGGCCGCCACCGGGTCGCTGGCGTCCCCGTCGCGTTCGGTGGGCCCGCCGGGGCGGTCGTCTTCGGGGCCTCGGCGGGCGGGTGGGTCAGAAGCGTGGGGTCTCCACGTAGGGACCGAACTCCTGGCCCATCGTCGAGCAGATCTCGCCCAGCGTGGCCTCGGCGCGCACGGCGGCGAGGATGGCGGGGATGAGGTTCGGGGTCGCGGGGTCACGGGTAGCGGTGAGCAGCGCGGCGAGGGTGTCGTCCACGGCCCGCTGGTCGCGTTCGGCGCGGCGTTGGGCGAGGCGCTCCCGCTGGCCGCGCTCCACCTCGTGGCTGATCCGGAGAATCTCCAAGGGGCCGGAGATGGTGCTGGTGTGGGTGTTCACGCCGACGATGCGCTTCTCGTCCTTCTCCAGCGCCTGCTGGTGGCGGGTCGCCGACTCCGCGATCTCGGCGGAGAACCAGCCGTCCCGGATCCCGGCGAGGAGCCCGGAGGTGATGGGCCCGATCGGGTGGTCGGCCGTGCCCTTGGCGCGGATCTGCTCGAAGATGAGCTCCGCCTGTTCCTCCATGCGGTCGGTGAGGGCCTCCAGGTACCAGGATCCGCCGAGCGGGTCGGCGACGTTGCCGACACCGGTCTCCTCCATGATGACGGCCTGCGTGCGCAGCGCGATCTCCGCCGCCTGCTCGGTCGGCAGGGCGAGCGTCTCGTCCAAGGCGTTGGTGTGCAGGGAGTTGGTTCCCCCCAACACCGCCGACAGCGCCTCCAGCGCGGTGCGCACCACGTTGTTGTAGGGCTGCTGCGCGGTCAGGGACACACCGGCCGTCTGGGTGTGGAACCGCAGCCACTGCGCCCGTTCGGTGGTGGCGCCGAAGTGGTCGCGCATCCAGCGGGCCCAGATGCGGCGCGCGGCGCGGAACTTGGCGATCTCCTCGAAGAAGTCCACGTGGGCGTCGAAGAAAAAGGACAGCCCCGGAGCGAAGGTCTCGATGTCGAGCCCGCGGGAGAGCCCCAGCTCCACGTACCCGAAACCGTCGGCGAGGGTGTAGGCCAGCTCCTGCGCGGCCGTGGCTCCGGCCTCCCGGATGTGGTAGCCGGAGACGGAGAGCGGCTTGAAGGCGGGGATCTCGTTGGTGCAGTGCTCCATGAGGTCGCCGATGAGCCGCAGGTGTGGCTCCGGCGGGTACAGCCACTCCTTCTGCGCGATGTACTCCTTGAAGATGTCGGTCTGCAGCGTCCCGTTCAGGCGGGAGACGTCCCGCCCCTGCCGCTCGGCGGCCACGAGGTACATGCAGAAGATGGGGATCGCGGGACCGCTGATCGTCATCGACGTCGTGACCTGGCCGAGGTCGATCCCGTCGAAGAGGGCTTCCATGTCGGCCACCGAGTCGATGGCGACGCCACAGTGGCCCACCTCGCCCAGGGAGAAGGGGTCGTCGGAGTCCCGGCCCATCAGGGTGGGCATGTCGAACGCGACCGACAGTCCGCCGCCGCCGGAGGCGAGGATCATCTTGTAGCGCTCGTTGGTCTGCTCGGCGTCGGCGAACCCCGCGAACTGCCGCACCGTCCAGGTGCGCCCGCGGTATCCCGTGGGGTACAGGCCGCGCGTGTAGGGGAACTCCCCCGGCCAGCCGATCCGCTCGAAGCCGGGGACGTCGACCCCGGGGGGCGGCCCGTACACCGGTTCCACGGGTTCCCCGGACAGGGTGGAGAAGTCAGCGTCCCGAGTCCGAGCCGCGTCGTACCGCGCCTGCCACCGCGCGTGCCCCTGGGCGATCTCCTCAGCGTCAGCCATACCCCCAATACTAGGACGTCCAATTAATTTCCGAAAGGGTGGGGGTGCCAGGCGGCGGACACGCTGCCCCGTCGGGGATCTCCCGCGCGTGGGGCGTCGCGGCGGACCCCGCGGATAGGGGTGGCTCGAGACGGGCGGGGCGGTAAGCCATGACCTACCCTGAGGAACTATGCGGGAATTCGACAGGGTTGGCGTGATCGGGCTCGGCGCCATGGGTGCTGGAATCGCCGAGGTGTTCGCACGAGCGGGATTCGACGTCGTTGGCGTCGAGATCGACGACGACGCGCTGGAGAAGGGACGACGACGTCTCCACTCCTCCCTCGCGCGCGCCCTCGACAAGGGGCGGATCTCGGCCGAGGAGGAGAGCGCGATCCGGGGCCGCGTGTCGTTCTCCACCGACCGCACCGCGCTGGCCAACGCCGACTTCGTGGTGGAGGCCGTCCCGGAACGAATGGACATCAAGCGGGACGTCTTCACCGACCTGGACCGGATCTGTGCCCGCGGCACGATCCTGGCCACCAACACCTCGTCCCTGTCCGTCACCGAGATCGCGTCCCTGACCTCACGCCCGCACAACGTCGTGGGTCTGCACTTCTTCAACCCCGCACCCGTGATGAAGCTGGTGGAGGTCGTCGGCACCGTCGCGACCGACCCCGGAGCGCTCGACGTCGCCCGGGAGGTCGCCAAGCGCCTGGGCAAGACGCCCATCGTCGTCTCCGACCGCGCGGGTTTCGTCGCCAACGCGCTGCTCGTGCCCTACATCAACCACGCGATCTCGTTGTACGAGCGCCGGGTGGCGAGCCGCGAGGAGATCGACGCCGCCGCCGTGGCGGCGGCCGAGGTCCCGATGGGCCCGCTCACGCTCGCGGACATGGTGGGGCTGGAGGTGTGCCTCGCGGTGATGGACGTGCTGTGGGAGGAGTTCCGCACGCCACGCTTCGCCGCCGCCCCGCTGCTGCGCCGGATGGTCGCCGCCGGGATGCACGGCCGTAAGTCGGGACGCGGATTCTACGACTACTCGGCCGGCGCGACCGCCACCGCCGAGCCCAGCCCGGACAGCCCCCTGGCCGCGCTGATCGAGGAGTCTCCGTTCGCTCTCGGGGACCTCATGTTCGCCCCGCACCTAAACGACGCCCTGTGGATGGTCACCGAGGGCTACGCCTCCGCCGACGACGTCGACACCGCCGTCCGGCTCGGTTGCGGCTACCCGCGCGGGCCCATCCAACTCGCCGACGAGTACGGGCACGACGCGCTCCTGGCCACCCTCGCCGCCATCCACGACGCCGGGTTGGGGTCCGGGTCCGTCCCGGCCCCGCTGCTGTCCAGTGACACCGGCGACGCCGACGACCCCGAATAGCACCGTGCCCCGCCGCAACACACCCCGTCGACGCGGGGACAACGGCCGAGCCCACGCGCCGATCGACCTCCTGCGGGCCACCGGCGCCGAGCGACGCGAGAGCGCGCCGGACGGCGACTGGGCGGTGCGCAGCGTCAGTGCCACCGCCGCCACGAAGGCCTACTGGTGTCCCGGCTGCGGACAGCAGATCCCGCCCGGCATGCCCCACGTGGTCGCCTGGCGCGCCGGTGGGCAGGGTGAGGACCGGCGGCACTGGCATTCGTCGTGTTGGAGCAAGCGGGCCGACCGTTCGACGCGACCGCCGCGCCGGTAGTCGACTCTGGGGAAGGAACTCGTATGGATATCCGTGCCAGCACCGTGCTGCCCGCCGCGCGGCACAACATCACGCTGCACACCGCCGACGGGCTGAAGCTCGTCGGCGAACTGGCGCTGCCTCCGGAGGATCGCACTCCGGTGGCGACCCTGGTCTGTCTCCACCCCCTCCCCACCGCGGAGGGCATGATGGACAGCCACGTGCTGCGCAAGGCGTCCTTCCGGCTCCCCGCACTCGCCGACGTCGCGGTGCTGCGCTTCAACACGCGCGGTACGACCTCACGTCGCGGCACCAGTGAGGGCTCGTTCGGTGACGGCGAGACCGAGCAGCACGACGTTCTCGCCGCCATCGAGTTCGCGGAGTTCGAGGAGCTTCCCCACCCCTGGCTGCTGGGATGGTCGTTCGGCACCGAGCTCGCGCTCAAGTGGGGCTGCGACCCCGACGTCGCGGGCGCCATCCTGCTGTCCCCACCCCTCAAGCGCGCCGACGACGCCGACCTCGCGGTCTGGGCCGACTCCGGCAAACCGGTGGTCGCCCTCATCCCCGAGTTCGACGACTACCTCCGCCCCGAAGAAGCTAAGCAGCGCTTCGCCGCCATCCCCCAGGCCGAGGTGATCCCCGTCGAAGGCGCCAAACACCTCTGGGTCGGCGAACCCTACGTCCGAACCGTCCTCAACGAGATCACCCGCCACATCGCCCCCCAGTCCGCCCCCCTCCCCACCGAATGGGACGGCGAGTACGGAGTCGACAAGGGCCTGTAGGAGGCCGCGAGCCCGTGGACGATGTGCGGCCACTTCCCCGCCCACGCAGGGATGGACCGGTTCTCGGGGTGTGTGGCTTGCCCCCGTGAGATCCACAGACGATCCGTGCGCTTTGGGCCCTGTACTTCGGAAGCGGTTGTGGTCTGATGGCTGAGGGAGTCACGGAGTTGACGTTCGAGCCGACCACGGGACAGGTGCCTGATATGTCCGAATTTCGAGAAGTGATGAAATTCGAGGCTTGCCAGTGGTAAGCGCGCAGGTCAGAGAGTATGCGTCCCCCGCGCGCGGGGATGGTCCCATGGGTCTCTGTCTGACGAACTGATGCGACTGATGCGTTCCCCGCGCGCGGGGATGGTCCCTCGATTCCGGCCTCTTGCATGCTGGCCAGGTGGTGCGTTCCCCGCGTGCGGGGGTGACCGCTCTTGCGGTTCGCTTCAGCTCACTGGGCGGGACCAACCACTTGACTTCAAGGTCACTTGAATTTCTAGGGTCTCCCCCATGACGACATCAACGCACCGCACCCAGATCGCGCCGGAGATCGTCGACAAGGGTGGGGACCATGAGGCCGACCGGGTGGCGATCGCGGCGATCGTCAAGGATGTGGAGGACGGGTTCAACGGGAACGACGCCGGGCTGTTGGTGGAGCACTTCGCCGAGAACGGGTACACCGTCAACGCTTTCGGGGGCGTGCTGACGGGACGTGGGGCGATGGCGGAGACGAACGCCGCGTTGTTGGCGGGGCCGTTGCGGGAGGAGACCGCGCGGTACGAGCTCGACCACGTGGAGTTCCTGCGGCCCGACGTGGCGGTGGCGCGGAAGCTGGCCTGGGCCACCGACGCCGACGGTACGCCGCGGTCGGAGCGGCACTCCATGATCGCGACCTACGTGCTGGTGAAGGAAGGCGACCGCTGGTGGGTCACCGCGCGGCAGAACACCACGGTGCCCGAGGCGTAGCGCCACACACTCAACGACTGAGGCCCGGCCTTCACGGCGAACCACCGCGAGGGCCGGGCCTCAGTCATTCACGCTTGTTGGTCAAGGACCGGCGGCCTACTCCTGCCACCACTCCTCGTCGTCCCCGGACTTGGCCTTGGCCTGCTTGGGCGCCGCGGGTGCGGGAGCCTCGGCCGGGGCCGCTTCGGCGGCGGGGGGCGGTGTCCGGTCGATCGCCGGCTGCTCGGCCTTGGGCGCCTGCTCGATCGTCGGCGCCTCCTGCTGGGCGGCGACGGCGGCCTGCGCGGCGAGGCCCGCTCCTCCGCTGCCGAAGCTCGACAGCATCTGCTGGAACTGCGCCGCCGCGGCCTCGATGCCTTCCTTCTG is part of the Spiractinospora alimapuensis genome and harbors:
- a CDS encoding NAD-dependent malic enzyme, with the protein product MAAVPSVSYSMTVRLELDGQGSAVSSLTRAVESVGGVVSALDVAGSGHDRIRIDVTCAARDTDHAREIVEALQGVEGVTVHKVSDRTFLLHLGGKIEMRSKVPLRNRDDLSMAYTPGVARVCQAIAQNKDDARRLTIKRNSVAVVSDGSAVLGLGNIGPEAAMPVMEGKAALFKRFADIDAWPICLDTQDVDEIVRTVQLLAPTFGGINLEDISAPRCFEVEARLRELVDIPVFHDDQHGTAIVVLAALKNALRVVGKDIADVRIAMSGAGAAGTAILKLLLHAGAENVVVCDVHGAIHANRGDGDPNLAWIAEHTNKDNYSGDLAGAVQGADVFVGVSAPNLLGGDDIAGMADDAIIFALANPVPEIDPDVAQLHAAVVATGRSDYPNQINNVLVFPGMFRGLLDAQSRTVETDMMAAAADALAGTVSDEELGPHYIVPSVFHADVAQSVAAAVRDAALRGGRS
- a CDS encoding tetratricopeptide repeat protein → MQPSDFSSHGAVDLGARKAAMEREAKRQSAGSSGAASQFSFDVTEQNFQTDVLERSTQVPVVLALLASWSDQSQQVETALDRLVAASGGQWHLAKIDTEASPQLAQALRAQTVPMVAMVVGGQVVPGPAGPATEPQLRDWLTQIFDALRQQGVIPEDAPGVGPETDDLDEPEQGSAEAEAAAALQRGDIPAAEAAFTRALEADPNDAEAKAGLGYVRLVARVQAIDVQDAQRRVAENADDVTAQCEVADAEMAAGQVEEAFTRLVGLVRRTREDARDQARQHLLGLFDVLPANDPRLIKGRRDLTSALF
- a CDS encoding acyl-CoA mutase large subunit family protein, whose translation is MADAEEIAQGHARWQARYDAARTRDADFSTLSGEPVEPVYGPPPGVDVPGFERIGWPGEFPYTRGLYPTGYRGRTWTVRQFAGFADAEQTNERYKMILASGGGGLSVAFDMPTLMGRDSDDPFSLGEVGHCGVAIDSVADMEALFDGIDLGQVTTSMTISGPAIPIFCMYLVAAERQGRDVSRLNGTLQTDIFKEYIAQKEWLYPPEPHLRLIGDLMEHCTNEIPAFKPLSVSGYHIREAGATAAQELAYTLADGFGYVELGLSRGLDIETFAPGLSFFFDAHVDFFEEIAKFRAARRIWARWMRDHFGATTERAQWLRFHTQTAGVSLTAQQPYNNVVRTALEALSAVLGGTNSLHTNALDETLALPTEQAAEIALRTQAVIMEETGVGNVADPLGGSWYLEALTDRMEEQAELIFEQIRAKGTADHPIGPITSGLLAGIRDGWFSAEIAESATRHQQALEKDEKRIVGVNTHTSTISGPLEILRISHEVERGQRERLAQRRAERDQRAVDDTLAALLTATRDPATPNLIPAILAAVRAEATLGEICSTMGQEFGPYVETPRF
- a CDS encoding 3-hydroxyacyl-CoA dehydrogenase, which produces MREFDRVGVIGLGAMGAGIAEVFARAGFDVVGVEIDDDALEKGRRRLHSSLARALDKGRISAEEESAIRGRVSFSTDRTALANADFVVEAVPERMDIKRDVFTDLDRICARGTILATNTSSLSVTEIASLTSRPHNVVGLHFFNPAPVMKLVEVVGTVATDPGALDVAREVAKRLGKTPIVVSDRAGFVANALLVPYINHAISLYERRVASREEIDAAAVAAAEVPMGPLTLADMVGLEVCLAVMDVLWEEFRTPRFAAAPLLRRMVAAGMHGRKSGRGFYDYSAGATATAEPSPDSPLAALIEESPFALGDLMFAPHLNDALWMVTEGYASADDVDTAVRLGCGYPRGPIQLADEYGHDALLATLAAIHDAGLGSGSVPAPLLSSDTGDADDPE
- a CDS encoding LIM domain-containing protein translates to MPRRNTPRRRGDNGRAHAPIDLLRATGAERRESAPDGDWAVRSVSATAATKAYWCPGCGQQIPPGMPHVVAWRAGGQGEDRRHWHSSCWSKRADRSTRPPRR
- a CDS encoding alpha/beta hydrolase: MDIRASTVLPAARHNITLHTADGLKLVGELALPPEDRTPVATLVCLHPLPTAEGMMDSHVLRKASFRLPALADVAVLRFNTRGTTSRRGTSEGSFGDGETEQHDVLAAIEFAEFEELPHPWLLGWSFGTELALKWGCDPDVAGAILLSPPLKRADDADLAVWADSGKPVVALIPEFDDYLRPEEAKQRFAAIPQAEVIPVEGAKHLWVGEPYVRTVLNEITRHIAPQSAPLPTEWDGEYGVDKGL
- a CDS encoding SgcJ/EcaC family oxidoreductase, whose product is MTTSTHRTQIAPEIVDKGGDHEADRVAIAAIVKDVEDGFNGNDAGLLVEHFAENGYTVNAFGGVLTGRGAMAETNAALLAGPLREETARYELDHVEFLRPDVAVARKLAWATDADGTPRSERHSMIATYVLVKEGDRWWVTARQNTTVPEA